The Suncus etruscus isolate mSunEtr1 chromosome 7, mSunEtr1.pri.cur, whole genome shotgun sequence genome includes a window with the following:
- the STAB1 gene encoding stabilin-1 — MPGSWGLSLCVLAFCLAGPSFVRSQKAQSKRCDVKTKLVTHTPCTACPAIKKRVCPPGWIRQFPLKISQDCSYEVQLGDGLVTMSGCSMECWKDMVQKACCPGYWGSQCYDCPGGAKNPCNGHGTCLDGLNRNGTCICQENFGGTACQECRDPNHFGPDCQSKCNCVHGVCNRGPLGDGSCRCSAGYTGPHCDQVLPVCRDLNCPQNSECSAESPSCSCLPGYTQEKTECQALDPCWPSPCSPLAKCSKSPQGQAQCRCPDNYHGDGKVCLPHDPCTVNYGGCPSDSTVCLYQKPGKSSCACKPGLLSIARNASAGCFASCSPHSCDRSATCKVTPEGKISCVCKEGEVGDGRACYGHLLHEVQKTGQIGMVFLRLRLAYTMLEQGCQELLTNSGPFTVLVPTVYDPSKSVNASLARQLCRQQVIAGQHLLEDPRTQNARRLWTLAGQQITIIFNRFLQKYTYTYSDQPQQTFTVQTTNLPAANGVFHLVTPLRWQPPPTVLQDHKRTIGQILASTEAFSRFETILENCGLPSILDGAGPFTVFVPSNEAVDSLRDGRLIYLFTAGLSKLQELVKFHISNQGQLTVDKIVSKGRILTVANQILMVNISEEGRILLGPEGVPLQKVDILAANGVIHMLDGVLLPPTILPILPKHCDEERHQIVEGSCVDCQALNTSTCPENSVKLDLMFKECVYIHDPTGLNVLKKGCAIHCNQTVQKPGCCKGFFGPDCAQCPGGFSNPCYGKGNCNDGIQGNGACVCFPDFKGLACHICSNPNKHGEECQEDCGCIHGICDNRPGSGGVCQQGTCTSGFSGRFCNESTQSCGPSEQTQNCDPNARCVSQGGVDRCVCLDGFKGDGFSCTPHSPCSLPDRGGCSENAECVPGASGTHNCTCHKGWTGDGRVCVAIDECELDARGGCHADALCSYVGPGQSRCTCKLGFAGDGYTCSPIDPCRAGNGGCHDLATCRTVGGGQRVCTCPAGYGGDGLSCYGDIFRELEANAHFSVFYKWVKDAGITLPADGRVTALVPSESAIRRLSSEDQAFWLQPRTLPQLVRAHFLQGALSEEDLAQLGGQKVATLSPTIRWEIRNISGRVWVHNASVDVADLLATNGVLHILSQVLLPPREDVPARQGLLQQLNLVPAFHLFGKLLQRHGLVSKIEAATAYTIFVPTNHSLEAYDNSSSLDADTVRHHVILGEALSTETLQRGGHRNSLLGPSHWLVFYNHSSQPEVNHVPLEGPVLESPGCSLYGLSGVLTVGSSRCLQSHAEALREKCVNCSRKFRCTRGYQLENTPQKSCMFRSGYSFSRGCSYTCARKIKVPDCCPGFFGVLCEPCPGGLGGVCSGHGQCQDRLLGNGECRCREGFHGTACEMCEVGRYGPNCTGECRCAHGLCQEGLQGNGRCVCDVGWQGLRCDEKISSVQCPQCDANANCLQVSGADPVCVCAAGYSGNGTFCSEVDPCAHNRGGCSPHANCTKVAPGQRTCTCQDGYSGDGELCQEVNNCLNHNGGCHEHAACIPVGPQQVSCNCRDGYSGDGIKTCKLLDPCTQRNGGCSPYAMCKSTGDGERTCTCNPAQTVGDGFTCRARVSLELLRDSQALFFSLHLLEYKELKGDGPFTIFVPHAGVLANLSQDELTRIRAQRSLVFRYHVVGCRRLRSQDLLQEGYATALSGHSLRFSEREGSIYINEYARVVNSDQEAVNGVLHFIDRVLLPPEALHWEPRTAPTPRRNVTAAAESFGYKIFSGLVKKAGLLPMLRDGFHRPLTMLWPTDLALKALPPDRQAWLYHEDHRDKLAAILRGHVIRNVEALASDLPNLGSLRTMHGTPISFSCSRARPGELLVGEDEARIVQRYLPFDGGLAYGIDQLLEPPGLGARCDRFETLLLRLDCSICGMEPPCPEGSQEQGSPETCLRFFSKFWSAPPLHSQGMRSTWARPKFWDLGRGCHRNCVTTSWKPSCCSGHYGSSCRACPGGASRPCNKHGVCLDGMSGSGQCKCLPGFEGTACELCAPGYFGPYCQACACTSHGTCDEGIGGSGSCFCLEGWTGSRCEVQLKLQPVCTPPCAPQAVCRVGNSCECNLGYEGDGHQCTVANLCQDGNGGCSQHATCSQNGTAVTCTCLPDYEGDGWSCRGRDPCADGQRGGCSEHADCLSTGPNSRRCTCHAGYVGDGLHCVGEPQPPVDRCLSQPRPCHSDAICTDLHFQEKRAGVFHLQAPSGPYGLNFSEAEAACGAQGAALASLQQLSAAQQLGFHQCLVGWLANGSAAHPVVSPAPDCGNGQVGIVSLGHRQNRSERWDAFCYRLTDVSCQCRGGFVGDGTSTCNGKLLDVLAATANFSTFYGMLLSYANATPRGLAFLDFLDLERPYKTLFVPINEGFKDNMTLSGPDLELHASNATFLSANASRATSLPAHSGLSLVVGDAGANSSWAPAAPGTVVVNHVIVWDIMAFNGIIHALASPLLAPPQPRAVVAPEAPPVAAGVGSVLAVGALLGLVAGAFYLRARGKTTGFGFSSFQVEEDAKDDFSPWQEGTSPTLVSVPNPVYGSHDAFGEPFDDSLLEDNFPDTQRILEVK; from the exons ATGCCGGGCAGTTGGGGCCTCTCGCTCTGCGTCCTCGCCTTCTGCCTGGCAGGCCCCAGCTTTGTCAGGAGCCAGAAG GCACAGTCCAAGCGCTGCGATGTGAAGACCAAGCTTGTCACCCACACACCCTGTACCGCGTGTCCTGCCATCAAGAAGCGGGTGTGTCCGCCTGGTTGGATCCGACAGTTCCCACTGAAGATCTCCCAGGATTGCAG CTATGAAGTGCAACTGGGGGATGGGCTGGTGACCATGAGTGGCTGCAGCATGGAGTGCTGGAAGGACATGGTACAGAAGGCCTGCTGCCCCGGCTACTGGGGGTCCCAGTGCTACG ACTGTCCCGGGGGTGCCAAGAACCCGTGCAACGGCCATGGGACCTGCCTGGATGGGCTAAACAGGAACGGAACCTGCATATGCCAG GAAAACTTCGGGGGAACAGCCTGCCAAGAGTGCCGGGACCCCAACCACTTTGGGCCTGACTGCCAGTCAA AATGCAACTGTGTGCATGGAGTATGCAACCGTGGGCCACTGGGGGATGGCTCCTGCCGCTGCTCTGCTGGCTACACTGGACCCCACTGTGACCAAG TGTTACCTGTGTGCCGGGACCTGAACTGCCCCCAGAACTCGGAGTGTTCTGCCGAGTCCCCCTCCTGCAGCTGCCTGCCTGGTTATACCCAGGAAAAGACAGAATGCCAAG CCCTTGATCCCTGCTGGCCATCACCCTGCTCCCCTCTGGCCAAGTGCTCCAAGAGCCCGCAGGGGCAGGCACAGTGCCGCTGTCCTGACAACTACCACGGCGACGGGAAAGTGTGTCTGCCCCATGACCCCTGCACCGTCAACTATGGTGGCTGCCCCAGTGACTCCACCGTGTGCCTGTACCAGAAGCCGGGCAAG TCTTCCTGTGCATGTAAGCCTGGCTTGCTCAGCATTGCCCGGAACGCCTCTGCCGGCTGCTTCGCCTCCTGCTCCCCGCACAGCTGTGACCgctcagccacctgcaaggtgACCCCTGAAGGGAAGATCAG CTGTGTGTGCAAGGAGGGGGAAGTGGGGGACGGGCGCGCCTGCTACGGGCACCTGCTCCATGAAGTCCAGAAGACCGGCCAGATCGGCATGGTGTTCCTGCGGTTGAGGCTCGCCTACACCATGCTGG agcaaggctgccaggagctgcTCACCAATTCCGGGCCCTTCACGGTGCTCGTGCCGACGGTCTACGACCCCTCCAAGAGCGTGAAC GCCTCCCTGGCACGCCAGCTCTGCCGGCAGCAAGTCATCGCAGGGCAGCACTTGCTGGAGGACCCCAGGACCCAGAACGCACGCAGGTTGTGGACACTGGCGGGGCAGCAGATCACCATCATCTTCAACCGCTTTCTG CAAAAGTACACGTACACGTATAGTGACCAGCCGCAGCAGACCTTCACCGTCCAGACCACCAACCTCCCCGCCGCCAACGGCGTCTTTCACCTGGTCACCCCTCTGCGGTGGCAGCCCCCACCCACAGTGCTGCAGGACCACAAA AGAACCATCGGCCAGATCCTCGCTTCCACAGAGGCCTTCAGCAGATTTGAGACCATCCTGGAG AACTGTGGTCTGCCCTCCATCCTGGATGGGGCCGGCCCCTTCACAGTCTTCGTCCCCAGCAACGAGGCCGTGGACAGCCTGCGTGACGGCCGCCTCATCTACCTCTTCACAGCA GGTCTGTCCAAGCTGCAGGAGCTGGTGAAGTTCCACATCTCCAACCAGGGCCAG cTGACTGTGGACAAGATCGTCTCCAAGGGCCGGATTCTCACCGTGGCCAACCAAATCTTGATGGTGAACATTTCAGAGGAG GGACGCATCCTGCTGGGACCGGAGGGGGTCCCGCTGCAGAAGGTGGACATTCTGGCCGCCAACGGTGTCATCCACATGCTGGATGGCGTGCTGCTGCCACCCACCATCCTGCCCATCCTGCCCAAACACTGCGACGAGGAGCGGCACCAGATTGTGGAG GGCTCCTGTGTGGACTGCCAAGCCCTAAACACGAGCACGTGCCCCGAAAACAGTGTGAAGCTG GACCTCATGTTCAAGGAGTGCGTCTACATCCATGATCCCACAGGGCTCAACGTCCTCAAGAAGGGCTGCGCCATCCACTGCAACCAGACTGTGCAG AAACCCGGCTGCTGCAAAGGATTCTTTGGGCCTGACTGTGCACAGTGTCCTGGGGGCTTCTCCAACCCCTGTTATGGTAAAGGCAAT TGCAATGATGGGATCCAGGGCAATGGGGCCTGCGTCTGCTTCCCAGACTTCAAGGGCCTCGCCTGCCACATCTGCTCCAATCCCAACAAGCACGGCGAGGAATGCCAGGAAG ACTGTGGCTGCATCCACGGAATCTGTGACAACCGTCCTGGCAGCGGGGGTGTGTGCCAGCAAGGAACGTGCACCTCTGGTTTCAGTGGTCGCTTCTGCAACGAGTCCACGCAAAGCTGTGGACCCTCGGAGCAGACCCAGAACTGTGACCCGAATGCCCGCTGCGTCAGCCAGGGGGGTGTGGACAG GTGTGTCTGTCTGGATGGTTTTAAGGGTGACGGATTCTCCTGTACACCTCACAGTCCCTGCTCCCTCCCGGACCGTGGCGGCTGCTCCGAGAAC GCGGAGTGTGTCCCTGGGGCCTCTGGCACCCACAACTGCACCTGTCACAAAGGCTGGACTGGGGATGGCCGGGTCTGCGTAGCCATCGATGAGTGTGAGCTGGACGCACGGGGCGGCTGCCATGCTGATGCACTCTGCAGCTATGTGGGACCTGGGCAG AGCCGGTGCACCTGCAAGTTGGGCTTTGCAGGGGATGGTTACACCTGCAGCCCCATCGATCCCTGCCGGGCTGGTAACGGTGGCTGCCATGACTTG GCTACCTGCCGGACAGTGGGGGGCGGCCAGAGAGTCTGCACGTGCCCCGCTGGCTATGGCGGTGATGGTCTCAGCTGCTATGGAGACATCTTCCGG GAGCTGGAAGCAAATGCCCACTTCTCTGTCTTCTACAAATGGGTGAAG GATGCTGGCATCACTCTCCCCGCCGACGGCCGTGTCACCGCACTGGTGCCTTCTGAGTCTGCCATCCGTAGGCTGAGCTCCGAGGACCAGGCCTTCTGGCTGCAGCCCAGAACACTGCCACAGCTGGTCAG GGCCCATTTTCTCCAGGGTGCCCTGTCTGAGGAGGACTTGGCCCAGCTGGGTGGGCAGAAAGTGGCTACCCTGAGCCCCACCATCCGCTGGGAGATCCGCAACATTAGCGGG AGGGTCTGGGTGCACAATGCCAGTGTGGACGTGGCCGACCTCCTCGCCACCAACGGTGTCCTGCACATTCTCAGCCAG GTCCTCTTGCCTCCCAGAGAAGACGTACCAGCCAGGCAGGGACTGTTGCAGCAGCTGAACTTGGTGCCTGCCTTCCACCTCTTTGGCAAGCTGCTGCAG CGCCATGGACTGGTGTCCAAGATTGAAGCTGCCACTGCCTATACCATCTTTGTGCCTACCAACCACTCACTGGAAGCCTATGACAACAGCAGCAGTCTG GATGCCGACACCGTGCGCCACCATGTGATTCTGGGCGAGGCACTATCCACAGAGACGCTGCAGAGGGGCGGTCATCGCAACTCCCTGCTGGGCCCCAGCCACTGGCTTGTCTTCTACAACCACAGTAGCCAG CCGGAGGTGAACCACGTACCCCTGGAAGGCCCTGTGCTGGAGTCCCCTGGCTGCTCCCTCTATGGCCTTTCGGGAGTTCTAACAGTGGGTTCAAGTCGTTGTCTCCAAAGCCACGCGGAGGCCCTGAGG GAGAAATGTGTCAACTGCTCGCGGAAGTTCCGCTGCACTCGGGGCTACCAGCTGGAG AACACCCCCCAGAAGAGCTGCATGTTCCGGTCTGGCTACTCCTTCTCCCGGGGCTGCTCGTACACCTGTGCCCGGAAGATCAAG GTGCCCGACTGCTGTCCCGGCTTCTTCGGGGTGCTGTGTGAGCCATGCCCTGGGGGCCTCGGAGGCGTGTGCTCAGGCCATGGGCAGTGCCAGGACAGGCTCCTGGGCAACGGGGAGTGCCGCTGCCGCGAGGGCTTCCACGGGACAGCCTGTGAGATGTGCGAGGTGGGTCGCTACGGGCCCAACTGCACCGGAG AGTGTCGCTGTGCCCATGGGCTGTGCCAGGAGGGACTACAAGGGAACGGGAGATGTGTCTGTGACGTGGGCTGGCAGGGTCTCCGCTGTGACGAGA AGATCAGCAGCGTTCAGTGCCCACAGTGCGATGCCAACGCCAA CTGCCTCCAGGTCTCAGGGGCAGACCCCGTGTGTGTCTGTGCTGCGGGTTATTCCGGCAATGGCACCTTCTGCTCAG AGGTGGACCCCTGTGCCCACAATCGCGGGGGCTGCTCTCCCCATGCCAACTGCACCAAGGTGGCACCCGGACAGCGGACATGTACCTGCCAGGATGGCTACTCGGGTGATGGGGAGCTGTGTCAGG AAGTTAACAACTGTCTTAACCACAATGGGGGCTGCCATGAACACGCAGCCTGCATCCCCGTCGGCCCCCAGCAG GTCTCCTGCAACTGTCGCGATGGATACAGTGGGGACGGCATCAAGACCTGCAAGCTCCTGGACCCCTGCACCCAG CGGAATGGGGGCTGCAGCCCCTACGCCATGTGCAAGAGCACGGGAGATGGCGAGAGGACCTGCACCTGCAACCCAGCCCAAACTGTTGGGGATGGTTTCACCTGCCGTGCCCGAGTCAGCCTG GAGCTCCTGCGAGACAGCCAAGCCTTGTTCTTCAGTCTTCACCTCTTG GAATACAAGGAGCTCAAGGGAGATGGGCCCTTCACGATCTTTGTGCCCCACGCAGGTGTCCTGGCCAACCTGTCACAG GACGAGCTGACCCGCATTCGGGCTCAGCGCTCCCTCGTGTTCCGCTACCACGTGGTGGGCTGCCGGAGGCTCCGCAGCCAGGACCTGCTGCAGGAGGGCTACGCCACGGCGCTCTCGGGCCACTCGCTGCGCTTCAGCGAACGGGAG GGCAGCATTTACATCAATGAGTACGCCCGTGTGGTGAACAGTGACCAGGAGGCCGTGAACGGTGTCCTGCACTTCATCGACCGTGTCCTGCTGCCACCCGAAGCCCTGCACTGGGAGCCCAGGACAGCGCCCACCCCGAGG AGAAATGTCACTGCTGCTGCGGAGAGCTTTGGGTACAAGATCTTCAGCGGCCTTGTGAAG AAAGCCGGCCTCCTGCCCATGCTGCGTGATGGTTTCCATAGGCCCCTGACCATGCTGTGGCCCACAGACTTGGCCCTGAAGGCACTGCCGCCAGATCGGCAGGCCTGGCTGTACCACGAGGACCACCGTGACAAGCTGGCAGCCATCCTGCGGGGTCATGTGATCCGCAACGTCGAG gCTTTGGCATCTGACCTGCCCAACCTGGGTTCCCTCCGGACCATGCACGGGACCCCCATCTCCTTCTCCTGCAGTCGAGCTCGGCCG GGTGAGCTCCTGGTGGGAGAGGATGAAGCCCGCATTGTGCAGAGGTACCTGCCCTTCGACGGTGGCCTGGCCTATGGCATCGACCAACTGCTGGAACCCCCTGGCCTTGGTGCCCGCTGTGACCGCTTTGAGACTCTGCTGCTGCGATTG gACTGCAGTATCTGCGGGATGGAGCCACCATGTCCTGAGGGTTCCCAGGAGCAG GGCAGCCCCGAGACCTGCTTGCGCTTCTTCTCCAAGTTCTGGTCAGCGCCGCCACTCCACTCACAGGGCATGCGCAGTACTTGGGCCCGACCCAAGTTCTGGGACCTGGGAAGGGGTTGCCATCGCAATTGTGTCACCACCAGCTGGAAGCCCAGCTGTTGCTCCGGCCACTATGGCAGCAGTTGTCGAG CTTGCCCAGGTGGTGCCAGCAGGCCCTGTAACAAACATGGTGTGTGTCTGGATGGCATGAGTGGCAGCGGGCAGTGCAAGTGCCTTCCAGGATTTGAGGGCACAGCGTGTGAACTCTGTGCCCCGGGGTACTTTGGACCCTATTGCCAAG CCTGTGCCTGCACCTCCCACGGCACCTGTGATGAGGGCATTGGGGGCTCTGGCTCCTGCTTCTGCCTCGAGGGCTGGACAGGGTCTCGCTGTGAGGTACAGCTGA AGTTGCAGCCTGTATGCACCCCACCCTGCGCACCCCAGGCTGTGTGTCGTGTGGGCAACTCCTGCGAGTGCAACCTGGGTTACGAAGGGGATGGCCACCAGTGCACAG TGGCGAATCTGTGCCAGGACGGGAATGGTGGTTGCAGCCAGCATGCCACCTGCAGCCAGAACGGAACGGCTGTCACCTGCACCTGCCTGCCTGACTATGAGGGTGATGGCTGGAGCTGCCGAGGCAGAGACCCCTGCGCCGATGGGCAGCGAGGGGGCTGCAGCGAGCATGCCGACTGCTTGAGCACTGGCCCG AACTCACGGCGCTGTACGTGCCACGCTGGCTATGTGGGCGATGGGCTGCATTGTGTGGGGGAACCCCAGCCGCCTGTGGACCGCTGCCTGAGCCAACCCCGCCCGTGCCATTCAGACGCCATCTGCACGGACCTGCACTTTCAGG AGAAGCGGGCCGGCGTCTTCCACCTGCAGGCTCCCAGCGGCCCCTACGGCCTCAACTTCTCCGAGGCCGAGGCGGCCTGCGGCGCCCAGGGAGCGGCCCTGGCTTCCCTCCAGCAGCTGTCCGCGGCCCAGCAG CTGGGCTTCCACCAGTGCCTGGTGGGCTGGCTGGCCAACGGCTCGGCGGCCCACCCCGTGGTGTCTCCCGCGCCCGACTGCGGCAACGGCCAGGTGGGCATCGTCAGCCTGGGGCACCGGCAGAACCGCTCGGAGCGCTGGGACGCCTTCTGCTACCGCCTGACAG ACGTGTCCTGCCAGTGCCGAGGCGGCTTCGTGGGCGACGGCACCAGCACGTGCAACGGGAAGCTGCTCGACGTGCTGGCCGCCACCGCCAACTTCTCCACCTTCTACGGG ATGCTGCTGAGCTACGCCAACGCCACCCCCAGGGGCCTGGCCTTCCTGGACTTCCTGGACCTCGAGCGCCCCTACAAGACGCTCTTCGTGCCCATCAACGAAGGCTTCAAGGACAACATG ACGCTGAGCGGCCCCGACCTGGAGCTGCACGCCTCCAACGCCACCTTCCTCAGTGCCAACGCCAGCCGGGCCACCTCGCTCCCTGCCCACTCGGGCCTCAGCCTCGTGGTCGGGGACGCGGGCGCCAACAGCTCCTGGGCCCCTGCG GCCCCAGGGACGGTGGTGGTCAACCACGTCATCGTGTGGGACATCATGGCCTTCAATGGCATCATCCACGCGCTGGCCAGCCCCCTCCTGGCGCCCCCACAACCT CGGGCTGTGGTGGCACCTGAGGCCCCACCCGTGGCAGCAGGCGTCGGGTCTGTGCTAGCTGTCGGGGCCCTGCTGGGCCTCGTGGCTGGAGCCTTCTACCTCCGGGCCCGAGGCAAGACCACGGGGTTTGGCTTCTCCTCGTTCCAG GTGGAAGAAGACGCCAAGGATGACTTCTCCCCGTGGCAGGAGGGGACCAGCCCCACCCTGGTCTCGGTCCCCAACCCTGTGTACGGCAGCCACGATGCTTTTGGGGAGCCCTTTGAT GACTCACTTCTAGAGGACAACTTCCCGGACACCCAGAGGATCCTCGAGGTCAAGTGA